ATTTCGGCAGTTCCGCTGCACCGTGGACCGTTCCTCAAGAATTTGGCTTTGCCGTTCAACTTGACCAAGTCCTTGATCCGTGCCAAGAGCGTTGTAAAGAAGGTGGCTCCGGATGTTGTGATTGCAACGGGTGGCTATGTCTCGCTCCCGATTGTGCTTGCTGCAGGTTCTATGGGTATCCCGGTCTATTTGCAGGAACAGAACGCTGTTGCCGGTATTGCTAACAAGGTTGGCGCCCGCTATGCAAAGACTGTTTTTGTTACCTCTGAAGAGGCCATGAAGGGTTTCCCGATTGAAAAGACCCGTATTCTTGGCAACCCGATCCGTGACTTGCCTGCTGCCGATTCCCTGGCTCGTCCGGTGGAATTCCGCGAAGGCCGCAAGGCTGTGTTTATTGTTGGCGGTTCTCAGGGTGCTGTAGGCATCAACAACAAGATTGAAGAAAGTATCGGCCGCATTGCCGCCCACGAAGATATTAGTGTGGTTTGGCAGGTGGGTGCCAAGAATGTCGATGACATCAACAAGCGCCTCGGTATTTTGCCGAACGTCGCTGTTCGTGGCTTCTTGGACAACATCTATGCTTACATGAAGCACGCTGACTTGATTATTAGCCGCGCTGGTGCATCGGGACTTGCAGAAATCCTTGCTTTTGGCAAGCCGTCTATTTTGCTCCCGTACCCGCATGCGACAGCAAACCATCAGGAACACAATGCACGTGTTGTTGAACGTGCTGGTGCAGCCCTCGTGGAACTTGATGATGAACCGAATGATCTTTGGAACAAGGTTGAATCTCTCCTGTACGACCCAGAACGTCTGGAGAAGATGGGCGAAGCCGCCAAGACGCTTGGCATGCCCGATGCCGCTGACCAGATTGCAAAAATTATCCTGGATATGGAGAGAACGTAATGCAGATTAATGATTGTAAACGTGTTCGTCGCCTTCATTTTGTGGGCATCGGTGGCGCCGGTATGTCCGGTATTGCCGAAGTGCTCCACGAAAATGGCTTTGTGGTGACGGGTTCCGATATGGGCGAAGGCGCTGTCATTGATTACCTGAAAGGTCTTGGCATCCGTATTGACCCGAAGCACGAAGCAAAGAATGTCGTAGATGCGGACTTGGTCGTTTATTCCTCTGCCATTCCGTTTGACAATCCGGAACTTGTTGAGGCTCGTGCCCGCCGCATTCCGGTGATTCGCCGCGCTGAAATGCTCGGTGAACTGATGCGCCTCAAGTACACGCTCTCTATTGCCGGTACACATGG
The DNA window shown above is from Fibrobacter sp. UWB2 and carries:
- the murG gene encoding undecaprenyldiphospho-muramoylpentapeptide beta-N-acetylglucosaminyltransferase; the encoded protein is MKKFLFVCGGTGGHIFPAVAIAESLKKMGVTQITFAGRKDSMEERLVAKNWPYEYISAVPLHRGPFLKNLALPFNLTKSLIRAKSVVKKVAPDVVIATGGYVSLPIVLAAGSMGIPVYLQEQNAVAGIANKVGARYAKTVFVTSEEAMKGFPIEKTRILGNPIRDLPAADSLARPVEFREGRKAVFIVGGSQGAVGINNKIEESIGRIAAHEDISVVWQVGAKNVDDINKRLGILPNVAVRGFLDNIYAYMKHADLIISRAGASGLAEILAFGKPSILLPYPHATANHQEHNARVVERAGAALVELDDEPNDLWNKVESLLYDPERLEKMGEAAKTLGMPDAADQIAKIILDMERT